One genomic segment of Anticarsia gemmatalis isolate Benzon Research Colony breed Stoneville strain chromosome Z, ilAntGemm2 primary, whole genome shotgun sequence includes these proteins:
- the LOC142986391 gene encoding uncharacterized protein LOC142986391 isoform X2 yields MQFRHENVYRLLVEVYDADPNVRDWSGRKPRQYLVHMDTSLSPGSYRKKEGFLRIGSLNVRVKKTTEAFSNFLGVGATRSSAYVPKSAREERRSDDGDQLKSWGSADNIQKDDKLMPPPMSSKVRRRGAAGRRGVGAAHSRSTPSTPDQPRAQIGVSEEGDSDSDSAAGFHAAWRQQRASHCT; encoded by the exons ATGCAGTTTCGTCATGAGAACGTATACAGGCTCTTGGTAGAAGTTTATG ATGCTGACCCGAACGTACGGGATTGGTCCGGCAGAAAACCGCGGCAGTATTTAGTACATATGGACACATCGCTGTCTCCGGGGTCATATAGAA AAAAAGAGGGGTTTCTTCGCATCGGTTCTCTAAATGTAAGGGTAAAGAAAACCACAGAGGCGTTTAGTAACTTCCTAGGCGTTGGAGCAACTAGGTCGTCGGCGTATGTGCCCAAGTCTGCTCGCGAAGAGAGAAGGTCGGATGACGGCGACCAGCTCAAAAGTTGGGGCTCAGCTGACAATATACAA aaagatGATAAATTGATGCCACCGCCAATGAGCAGTAAAGTGCGGCGTCGGGGTGCGGCTGGACGTCGTGGTGTCGGCGCAGCGCATAGTCGTAGCACACCTTCAACTCCCGACCAG CCACGAGCTCAGATCGGCGTCAGTGAAGAAGGGGATTCGGATTCCGACTCAGCTGCTGGGTTTCATGCTGCTTGGCGACAGCAGCGGGCGTCACACTGTACCTAA
- the LOC142986391 gene encoding uncharacterized protein LOC142986391 isoform X1, with the protein MQFRHENVYRLLVEVYDADPNVRDWSGRKPRQYLVHMDTSLSPGSYRKADTFDIRRTVTSPPVLRVTPNNINPQSKKEGFLRIGSLNVRVKKTTEAFSNFLGVGATRSSAYVPKSAREERRSDDGDQLKSWGSADNIQKDDKLMPPPMSSKVRRRGAAGRRGVGAAHSRSTPSTPDQPRAQIGVSEEGDSDSDSAAGFHAAWRQQRASHCT; encoded by the exons ATGCAGTTTCGTCATGAGAACGTATACAGGCTCTTGGTAGAAGTTTATG ATGCTGACCCGAACGTACGGGATTGGTCCGGCAGAAAACCGCGGCAGTATTTAGTACATATGGACACATCGCTGTCTCCGGGGTCATATAGAA AGGCCGACACATTTGACATACGAAGAACAGTTACATCTCCTCCAGTTTTAAGAGTTACTCCAAACAATATAAATCCTCAGTCAA AAAAAGAGGGGTTTCTTCGCATCGGTTCTCTAAATGTAAGGGTAAAGAAAACCACAGAGGCGTTTAGTAACTTCCTAGGCGTTGGAGCAACTAGGTCGTCGGCGTATGTGCCCAAGTCTGCTCGCGAAGAGAGAAGGTCGGATGACGGCGACCAGCTCAAAAGTTGGGGCTCAGCTGACAATATACAA aaagatGATAAATTGATGCCACCGCCAATGAGCAGTAAAGTGCGGCGTCGGGGTGCGGCTGGACGTCGTGGTGTCGGCGCAGCGCATAGTCGTAGCACACCTTCAACTCCCGACCAG CCACGAGCTCAGATCGGCGTCAGTGAAGAAGGGGATTCGGATTCCGACTCAGCTGCTGGGTTTCATGCTGCTTGGCGACAGCAGCGGGCGTCACACTGTACCTAA